One part of the Microbulbifer sp. THAF38 genome encodes these proteins:
- a CDS encoding cation transporter, with protein MNMSECGCGVEQADKLERSTLMVLLVINAIMFVFELILGWFAQSTGLIADSLDMLADAAVYGISLFVVGRGVIYQAKAANVSGIIQIILGLWVLYEVCRRSLFGSEPESILMISIGASALLANVVCLLIISKYREGGVHMRAAWIFSANDVVANLGVIVSGLLVAVIDSRFPDLAIGLIISAVVTRGGFLILKEARESTRKAKIS; from the coding sequence ATGAATATGTCTGAATGTGGTTGCGGTGTAGAGCAAGCAGATAAATTAGAGAGAAGCACTTTAATGGTGCTGCTAGTGATCAACGCAATTATGTTTGTGTTTGAATTAATTCTTGGATGGTTTGCTCAGTCAACAGGACTGATTGCTGACTCTCTAGATATGTTGGCTGATGCTGCTGTGTATGGGATCTCTTTATTTGTTGTAGGTAGAGGGGTTATATATCAAGCTAAGGCAGCTAATGTCAGTGGAATAATTCAAATTATATTGGGATTGTGGGTGTTGTATGAGGTTTGTAGGAGATCACTTTTTGGAAGCGAGCCAGAAAGTATACTAATGATATCAATAGGGGCCTCTGCCTTGTTAGCAAATGTTGTTTGCCTCCTAATAATATCAAAGTATAGGGAAGGGGGTGTACATATGAGAGCCGCTTGGATTTTTTCAGCCAATGATGTTGTCGCAAATTTAGGAGTGATTGTGTCAGGACTACTAGTGGCGGTAATCGATAGTCGTTTTCCTGATCTTGCTATAGGCTTAATAATTTCGGCTGTTGTCACTCGAGGTGGTTTTTTGATTCTTAAAGAGGCGAGGGAGTCCACTCGAAAAGCCAAAATATCCTAA
- a CDS encoding efflux RND transporter permease subunit yields the protein MIESILRFSIERRYFVLSLIFVLVGLGVWSYQRLPIDAVPDITNVQVQINTEAPGYSPLEAEQRITYTVEAALAGLPNLEYTRSLSRYGLSQVTVVFKEGTDLYFARNLINSRLSSIKSHLPPELEPEMGPIATGLGEIFMYTVEALPGATQPNGQPYDATSLREIQDWIIKPQLSLVPGVTEVNTIGGYNKQYHVTPEPRQMLNFGVSMEDIALALSRNNESRGAGYLEGNGRQLLVRSPGQLRNIAEIEDVVITSRAGVPVKISDVAEVAIGKELRTGAATRDGEETVLGTAMMLVGENSREVARSVAEALKRIKSTVPEGIKVEAVYDRTTLVDKAIATVQKNLVEGALLVIVVLFLLLGNIRAAFITAAVIPLSMLATIFGMVQTGVSANLMSLGALDFGLIVDGAVIIVENAIRRLAEAQHRNGGKLPLQERLELVFQATNEVIRPSLFGVLIITVVYIPLFSLTGVEGKMFHPMAATVVMALLAALVLSLTVVPAAVAVFLTGKISENENKVIVATKSLYKPLLIAAMKVRWLVLSGALALVLFCSWLATTLGSEFIPQLNEGDIALHALRIPGTGLEQSVEMQSLLEQRIKEFPQVDKVFAKIGTPEVATDPMPPNVADNFVILKPRDQWPDPKLPQEQLVAEIEEAVRQLPGNNYEFTQPIQMRFNELISGVRADLGIKVFGDDLDQLVASSNEILGVLNGIEGVADARVEQVEGLPILSIVPNRIALARYGIDLQTLQDLVSAAIGGEEAGLIYEGDRRFHLVVRLPEGLRRDYENLGDLPVPLPTGSPLGSYVPLSEVANLEMTPAPNQISRENGKRRVVVTANVRDRDLGSFVEEAKSRIDQQVSLPAGYWLVYGGTFEQLESASTRLSIVVPLTLLVILGLLVMAFGSFKDALIIFSGVPLALTGGVLSLWLRDMPLSISAGVGFIALSGVAVLNGLVMLSFIRQLRQQGGELLTSIIDGAMIRLRPVLMTALVASLGFVPMALNVGTGAEVQRPLATVVIGGIISSTLLTLFVLPLLYRIVHGREGILKI from the coding sequence CACTGTTGTTTTTAAAGAGGGTACAGATCTCTATTTTGCTCGGAACTTAATTAATAGCCGTCTCAGTAGTATTAAAAGTCATTTGCCTCCGGAGTTAGAGCCTGAAATGGGTCCCATTGCTACCGGACTCGGTGAGATTTTTATGTACACAGTGGAGGCTCTGCCTGGCGCCACCCAGCCCAATGGGCAGCCTTACGACGCCACTTCACTGAGGGAAATTCAAGATTGGATTATAAAACCGCAATTATCCTTAGTCCCCGGAGTTACTGAAGTTAATACCATCGGTGGCTATAACAAGCAGTATCACGTAACACCCGAACCTCGACAGATGCTTAACTTTGGCGTATCCATGGAAGATATCGCTCTAGCGCTGAGCCGCAATAACGAAAGTCGCGGCGCTGGTTACTTGGAGGGGAATGGACGGCAACTTCTGGTGCGTTCACCAGGGCAGTTGCGAAATATTGCCGAAATTGAGGATGTGGTAATTACCAGTCGCGCCGGGGTGCCGGTTAAAATTTCGGATGTAGCCGAAGTAGCTATTGGAAAAGAGCTTCGCACCGGTGCTGCCACTCGCGATGGTGAAGAGACCGTATTGGGCACAGCTATGATGCTGGTAGGGGAAAACTCCCGGGAGGTAGCTCGAAGTGTAGCGGAAGCCTTAAAGCGAATAAAATCAACCGTACCTGAAGGTATTAAGGTAGAGGCGGTTTATGATCGGACCACTCTGGTAGATAAAGCTATCGCTACAGTGCAAAAAAACCTTGTTGAGGGTGCGCTGCTGGTTATCGTGGTATTGTTCTTGTTGCTGGGAAATATTCGAGCCGCCTTTATTACTGCAGCGGTAATCCCGCTTTCCATGCTTGCCACCATTTTCGGCATGGTGCAAACGGGTGTTTCCGCCAATCTGATGAGTCTCGGAGCCCTTGACTTTGGCCTGATTGTCGATGGGGCCGTGATAATTGTGGAGAACGCGATTCGCCGACTTGCCGAAGCCCAGCATCGCAACGGAGGCAAGCTGCCCCTACAAGAGCGTTTGGAGCTAGTATTCCAAGCTACCAACGAAGTGATTCGCCCAAGTTTGTTTGGTGTTTTGATCATTACCGTGGTGTATATCCCTCTATTTTCGCTTACAGGTGTGGAAGGGAAGATGTTCCACCCCATGGCTGCCACTGTAGTGATGGCTTTACTCGCTGCACTGGTGCTTTCATTGACCGTTGTGCCTGCAGCAGTTGCTGTTTTCCTGACAGGTAAAATCAGTGAAAATGAAAACAAAGTTATTGTTGCGACCAAATCTTTATATAAACCACTGTTGATTGCTGCAATGAAAGTGCGCTGGTTAGTACTTTCTGGGGCTCTTGCATTAGTACTGTTCTGCAGCTGGCTTGCAACAACACTGGGTTCTGAATTTATTCCTCAGCTCAATGAGGGTGATATCGCTTTACACGCCCTGCGTATTCCTGGTACCGGTTTAGAGCAATCTGTAGAAATGCAAAGCTTGTTGGAGCAGCGTATTAAGGAGTTTCCTCAAGTAGATAAAGTATTCGCAAAAATTGGTACACCAGAAGTAGCAACAGACCCAATGCCGCCAAATGTAGCCGACAATTTTGTGATCCTGAAGCCCCGTGACCAATGGCCCGATCCGAAACTGCCCCAGGAACAATTGGTTGCTGAAATCGAAGAAGCTGTGCGTCAGTTACCGGGAAATAACTACGAGTTCACCCAACCAATCCAAATGCGCTTTAATGAACTAATTTCCGGCGTACGTGCAGACCTGGGTATTAAAGTATTCGGTGATGATCTGGATCAGCTGGTGGCTTCTTCAAATGAAATTCTCGGTGTGCTAAATGGAATTGAGGGTGTTGCTGATGCTCGTGTAGAACAAGTGGAGGGTCTACCGATTCTATCAATAGTGCCGAATCGAATCGCACTCGCCCGCTATGGAATAGATCTGCAAACCTTGCAAGATTTGGTTTCAGCGGCTATTGGAGGTGAAGAGGCTGGATTGATTTACGAAGGCGATCGCCGTTTTCATCTGGTAGTGCGTCTGCCGGAAGGCTTGCGACGAGACTATGAGAACCTTGGGGATTTACCTGTTCCGTTACCTACTGGTAGCCCATTGGGTAGCTATGTGCCCTTGTCAGAAGTTGCTAACTTGGAAATGACCCCTGCCCCCAACCAGATCAGCCGGGAAAATGGTAAGCGCCGTGTTGTGGTAACTGCCAACGTCCGCGACCGTGATTTGGGGTCCTTTGTTGAAGAGGCGAAGAGCCGTATTGATCAGCAGGTCTCTTTGCCTGCAGGTTACTGGCTAGTATACGGCGGCACTTTCGAGCAATTGGAATCCGCCAGTACTCGCCTCTCAATAGTGGTTCCACTGACACTATTGGTAATTCTGGGACTTCTGGTGATGGCCTTTGGTTCATTCAAGGATGCCTTAATTATTTTCAGTGGAGTACCCCTGGCGCTTACTGGAGGTGTCTTGTCCCTATGGTTGCGCGATATGCCTTTATCTATTTCTGCTGGAGTAGGATTTATTGCACTATCTGGTGTGGCGGTGTTAAACGGTTTGGTAATGCTCTCCTTCATCCGACAACTTCGTCAGCAAGGTGGTGAGTTGCTCACATCCATTATCGATGGTGCTATGATCCGCCTGCGTCCAGTATTGATGACTGCGTTGGTTGCAAGTCTCGGTTTTGTTCCTATGGCTTTGAATGTAGGTACTGGAGCAGAGGTTCAAAGACCACTAGCTACGGTGGTAATTGGAGGCATAATTTCTTCTACTCTCCTAACCTTGTTTGTACTGCCATTGCTTTATCGGATAGTGCATGGAAGAGAAGGTATATTGAAAATATAA